The Candidatus Scalindua japonica genomic interval AGATACCGGAATGATTGCCGCAATCTTATCAGGAATTTCACAAGCTAAACGATATGCCATCATTGCACCATTTGACATCCCTGTTACATAAACTCGTCGAGTATCTATTGAAAATTTTGAATTAACACCTTCTATGACTTTTTCTATAAACAAGGTATCATCTACTCTTCCCCTTACAGCTCTTCCACAACAACGGCCTGCATTCCAAGTCCTACGGTTTTTTTTAAAGAAGCGGCCTCCCGTTCCATTTGGATATACTACAATAAACTTTCCAGTGTCAGCAACATCATTCATTCCAGTCATCTTCTCCATGTACTTCGCATTGCCTAAACCACCATGAAGTACAATCATTACAGGTACATTTTTAGTATCAGATATTATTGGCTTGTAAACAATATAACTTCTTATAACATCTTTAACAACAAGTTCATGATAAGTTGATTGTCCTTTTTCGGCAACAACAATTCTTGGAAACAGAATATAAAACAGAACCATACAGAATATCATTATCCGAAATAACAGAAGTATTTTTGTTTTTTCCCCTTCGCACATAATCATGTTTAGCTTTCCCCTTAATAAGTATTTAAACAATCACATTCAACGAATTAGAAAAATTCTAGAAACAATTAAATTTCACCTTGGTATTGGTCGATTAAATCAAGCGCAAGGTCCTCAATTTCTTTTACCTTGCTGAGATTATTACGAAGTTCTGAACAAAGTGCCTCAAACCAGCGAATTTGGGTTTCAATTTTCATGCGTTCTGCTATTATATCTTCAAGAGGTAAATTAACTGGAGGCTCTCCATCTTTATCAAAGAGGAATCGGATAGAGTCCCCAATTTGCCGGTTAATATTAATATGTTTTACCTGTTCTGCTATGAACGCTTTAACCTTATTGACTTTAAATTTCCTGATAGAGGCTTCACGTAGAGCCTTTTGCGGAGCGGTGAGTCCTTCCAGAGATTTTTTCAGATCTTTAGGCTCAGTATCAATCTTGCAGATCTTCTTCCTCTCCCCTAGTTTTTTAGATTGTCTATTTTTATCAATTTGTTTGGTCACTTATTATCCTCCGATTATACTCCAACGTTTAGTAATTAACTGATTTTATCACTTATAGCCAAAATCTTGCGCAAGACCAAGCACTTCCATACGCAACCCTTTACCATCTTCTCGCCATGGAAGCGGTTCATCTAGTGGCGGTATTTTTGGCTTATGTTGACGAAAAGCAGAACCACGAAGAAAATTAGGATCATTACCAAATAAGGCATTAATTGGCCCAAAGCAGGCAAATGGCGATCGTTCCGGATGCATCATCTCTTCAATAGCATTATCATCATCACGAATTCCAAGCCAGCGGCACACAATTGCCAATTGTTTTTGAGGATGTTCCATAAGTTCCTCACCCCTCATACGCATTTGCTGATCTTTAGGCACTAT includes:
- a CDS encoding alpha/beta hydrolase family esterase, producing the protein MVLFYILFPRIVVAEKGQSTYHELVVKDVIRSYIVYKPIISDTKNVPVMIVLHGGLGNAKYMEKMTGMNDVADTGKFIVVYPNGTGGRFFKKNRRTWNAGRCCGRAVRGRVDDTLFIEKVIEGVNSKFSIDTRRVYVTGMSNGAMMAYRLACEIPDKIAAIIPVSGTLAVGNCDEAKNIPVLHIHGDRDNNVPYDGGKGSRSVAGVSHRSVPDTMELILKSRQPIPLETKEINSKVRVLSYRCSNGAPVDLMVIKGGAHVWPGGQGRNNRSSGHSQISASKQAWEFAKQFSKEK